A region from the Fusarium graminearum PH-1 chromosome 4, whole genome shotgun sequence genome encodes:
- a CDS encoding histidinol-phosphate aminotransferase: MAPFNLETCARPNILALEPYRCARDDYKDDGTNILLDANENAYGPSLSSDVADKTANGVDVDLLGLHRYPDPHQEPLKQLLCELRNTHAHTSKTLKPENLFVGVGSDEAIDALLRCFCIPGKDRILTCPPTYGMYSVSAQVNDVALVKIPLLEAPSFSIDVPAVLNALTNEPNIKLVYLCSPGNPTGSLLAKSDVQQILDHPTWNGVVVLDEAYIDFAPDNASLAEWVAEFPNLVVMQTLSKAFGMAGIRLGAAFTSPPIARLLNSLKAPYNISSPTSALASYAVSEKGLAIMRDHRARLLEQRDRLIQELPKIPGVGRLRGGTESNFMLYEMLNSAGEPDNSIALAVYEKLAEGKGVVVRFRGKEHGCLGCLRITVGTDAEVTRFLDSLKTTLAEVRGS; the protein is encoded by the exons AATGGCGCCCTTCAACCTCGAAACCTGTGCTAGGCCAAATATCTTGGCCCTCGAGCCCTATCGCTGTGCGCGAGA CGACTACAAGGATGATGGGACAAACATCCTCCTCGATGCCAACGAGAACGCGTATGGTCCTTCGCTGAGCTCAGATGTTGCCGATAAGACTGCCAATGGTGTCGATGTCGACCTGCTGGGCCTGCACCGCTATCCCGATCCTCACCAGGAGCCGTTGAAGCAGCTGCTTTGCGAGTTGCGCAACACCCATGCTCACACAAGCAAGACGCTCAAGCCAGAGAAcctgtttgttggtgttggaagTGACGAGGCCATTGATGCTCTGCTGCGTTGCTTTTGCATCCCTGGAAAGGATCGCATTCTTACATGTCCACCTACATACGgcatgtactctgtatctGCCCAGGTCAACGACGTCGCACTGGTCAAGATTCCTCTCCTGGAGGCTCCCTCTTTCAGCATTGATGTGCCAGCTGTTCTTAACGCCTTGACAAACGAGCCTAACATCAAGCTGGTCTACCTTTGCTCACCTGGTAACCCTACTGGTTCACTTCTCGCCAAGTCCGATGTTCAGCAGATCCTCGACCATCCTACATGGAACGGAGTCGTTGTTCTCGACGAGGCTTATATCGACTTTGCCCCCGACAATGCTTCTCTCGCGGAGTGGGTGGCTGAGTTCCCCAACTTGGTAGTCATGCAGACCCTCTCCAAGGCCTTTGGTATGGCTGGTATTCGTCTCGGTGCTGCGTTCACCTCACCTCCCATCGCTCGactcctcaacagcctcaagGCCCCTTATAACATTTCAAGCCCCACGAGCGCTCTTGCATCTTACGCTGTCTCCGAAAAAGGCCTTGCCATTATGCGAGACCACCGAGCCCGTCTACTCGAGCAACGTGATCGACTCATTCAGGAGCTGCCCAAGATCCCCGGCGTTGGTCGTCTACGTGGTGGTACTGAAAGTAACTTTATGCTTTACGAGATGCTTAACTCGGCAGGTGAGCCGGACAACAGCATTGCGTTGGCCGTATATGAGAAACTTGCCGAAGGCAAGGGTGTGGTTGTACGATTCAGAGGTAAAGAGCACGGATGTCTAGGATGCCTGCGCATTACAGTCGGCACAGATGCCGAAGTGACAAGATTCTTAGACTCCTTGAAGACAACGTTGGCTGAAGTAAGAGGATCCTAA